The Stygiolobus azoricus genome window below encodes:
- a CDS encoding winged helix-turn-helix domain-containing protein has translation MTETVMGRKKRTRYEIIHDILSQCENGAKKTWLMYKANLSYELTNNYINRLVEKDLITSKDGLYYLTDKGKKLLELLKEYKEKKTALDKVTAQIKEIYGED, from the coding sequence ATGACAGAAACTGTAATGGGAAGAAAAAAGAGGACAAGGTATGAAATAATACATGATATACTATCTCAATGCGAGAACGGTGCAAAGAAGACTTGGTTAATGTACAAGGCTAATCTAAGCTATGAATTAACAAACAACTATATAAACAGACTCGTAGAGAAAGACCTAATAACCTCAAAGGACGGTCTGTATTACCTCACTGATAAGGGTAAGAAATTATTAGAGCTCCTCAAAGAGTACAAAGAGAAGAAGACAGCACTAGACAAAGTAACTGCCCAGATTAAGGAAATTTACGGAGAAGACTGA
- a CDS encoding type II toxin-antitoxin system VapC family toxin: protein MSGGIKEKIYDTNVLIDLFKTSKIKELDYIITSIFNVIEFPPILKYASKLVILYPTKDDYALALKMMVKLRELGKPVGIVDLMIASIAVQRNMIVVSNDKDIEVIKEVEPRLEVTTFHN, encoded by the coding sequence ATTTCAGGAGGAATTAAGGAGAAAATCTATGACACGAACGTACTAATAGACCTCTTTAAGACCTCAAAGATAAAGGAGTTAGATTACATAATAACGTCAATATTTAACGTAATTGAATTTCCTCCAATACTGAAATACGCGAGTAAACTCGTAATTTTATACCCTACAAAGGATGATTATGCTTTAGCATTAAAAATGATGGTAAAACTTAGGGAGTTAGGAAAACCAGTCGGAATTGTAGATCTAATGATAGCATCTATCGCTGTCCAGAGAAATATGATAGTAGTTTCTAATGATAAAGACATCGAGGTAATTAAAGAAGTAGAGCCCAGACTTGAGGTCACAACTTTTCATAACTGA
- a CDS encoding heavy metal translocating P-type ATPase, with the protein MELRIKKQEELKIVGMHCSTCASTVLKAIKGVPGVEEANVNLASGEAKIVIEGAKLKDVINAVRKAGYDVITQKFNVSLDVSEEEIRKVKEIVENLDGVISVRSGRDNLLVEINPMSTSSQTIVEELKKRGYKAEITDLKQSRKSDFKDLLTRLVVSSIFTSLVLLSASPLLQLIFSIPVQFYSGLRFHKGMIRALRNKTTNMDVLVSLSSNIAWFYSLFSLSNPFFSASSLLITFILIGKTLEAYLKERASEQVLSLINVKAKKITDSGIIEVNASELKVNDIVIVKSGEVIPADGVVEEGEGYVDESIYTGESVPTRKIKGDPVIGGSILNSGYLKVFVTRTGERTYLSQVVEAIREAETTRLPIQQLVDKISAVFVPTIIAISVIAFAVWFFILHFPLSFSVLIAVAVLASACPCGFGLATPMAIIVGLRKLIKKGIVVRNGEALERLKEVQVFVFDKTGTVTKGKIRVARYEGDVDLASHLEKLSNHPVAQAIASLAKGKRHVEGFTEFKGEGVYGKVDGRKVLVGKREFVLRNCEGEGKDADVLVCVEGKVTGYIWLEDEIKEEAIKVVDWLKSRGYEVIIATGDSSKFADRVGEILKVKVYKGLSPEDKVELVRNLGKKVAFVGDGVNDAMALKEAYVGIAISTGTDIAKYAGDVIIPSLESLLDLIAQSKRTVRKIKENIAWALTYNSILVPIASGLLYPLYLPPEYAALAMSMNSVSVVLWSFVQ; encoded by the coding sequence ATGGAACTCAGGATAAAGAAACAAGAAGAGCTGAAAATCGTAGGAATGCACTGTTCTACATGTGCATCTACAGTATTAAAAGCTATTAAAGGAGTGCCTGGAGTTGAGGAGGCTAACGTTAATCTAGCTTCAGGTGAAGCGAAAATAGTTATTGAAGGAGCGAAGCTGAAGGACGTGATAAACGCCGTTAGAAAAGCCGGATATGATGTAATAACACAAAAATTCAACGTGAGCTTGGACGTAAGCGAGGAGGAAATACGGAAAGTCAAAGAGATAGTAGAAAACCTCGATGGAGTAATCAGCGTTAGGTCTGGGAGAGACAATCTCCTTGTCGAAATAAACCCAATGAGTACTTCATCTCAAACCATTGTAGAGGAGCTCAAAAAGAGAGGGTATAAGGCAGAAATTACAGACTTAAAACAAAGCAGAAAATCCGACTTTAAAGACTTGTTGACCAGGCTAGTGGTTTCTTCAATTTTCACCTCCTTAGTATTATTATCAGCCTCTCCACTCCTGCAGTTAATCTTCTCGATCCCAGTCCAGTTTTACTCAGGTCTAAGGTTTCACAAAGGAATGATCAGAGCCCTAAGAAACAAGACCACTAATATGGACGTTCTGGTCTCACTTTCGTCTAATATAGCATGGTTCTACAGCCTATTTTCACTCTCTAACCCCTTTTTCTCAGCCTCCTCCCTACTAATTACGTTTATTTTAATCGGTAAGACACTAGAGGCTTATTTAAAGGAAAGAGCTAGCGAACAAGTCCTCTCACTAATTAACGTGAAGGCGAAGAAAATAACGGACTCCGGAATAATAGAGGTAAACGCCTCGGAACTGAAGGTAAACGACATAGTAATCGTAAAAAGCGGTGAAGTTATACCCGCTGACGGAGTAGTTGAAGAAGGAGAAGGCTACGTTGATGAGTCGATATACACTGGAGAGTCAGTACCTACAAGAAAAATCAAAGGAGATCCCGTGATCGGTGGTTCGATCCTCAATTCGGGCTACCTAAAGGTCTTCGTAACGAGGACTGGAGAGAGGACTTACCTGTCCCAAGTAGTAGAGGCTATAAGAGAGGCTGAAACAACCAGACTACCAATACAACAGTTAGTAGACAAGATCTCAGCAGTTTTTGTGCCCACGATTATCGCGATCTCAGTAATAGCCTTTGCCGTTTGGTTTTTCATATTACACTTCCCCCTCTCTTTTTCCGTACTGATAGCAGTTGCTGTTCTGGCCTCAGCATGTCCTTGTGGCTTCGGTCTCGCAACTCCTATGGCTATAATCGTTGGGCTAAGGAAGTTGATAAAGAAGGGTATCGTAGTAAGGAACGGTGAGGCATTAGAAAGGCTTAAGGAGGTTCAAGTGTTCGTCTTCGATAAGACCGGGACAGTAACAAAGGGTAAAATCAGAGTCGCAAGATACGAGGGAGACGTGGATCTGGCTTCACATCTAGAAAAGCTAAGTAACCACCCTGTAGCCCAGGCAATAGCTTCTTTAGCTAAAGGTAAAAGGCACGTTGAGGGCTTCACTGAATTTAAGGGAGAAGGGGTATATGGAAAGGTAGATGGGAGAAAAGTATTAGTAGGAAAGAGGGAGTTCGTATTGAGGAACTGTGAAGGGGAAGGCAAAGATGCAGACGTGCTAGTGTGTGTAGAAGGAAAGGTCACAGGGTACATTTGGTTAGAGGACGAGATAAAGGAAGAGGCGATTAAAGTAGTGGATTGGTTAAAGAGTCGTGGTTACGAGGTAATCATAGCTACTGGTGACTCGAGCAAATTTGCTGATAGAGTGGGTGAGATACTAAAGGTAAAAGTGTATAAAGGGCTTTCACCTGAGGACAAAGTGGAATTGGTAAGGAACTTAGGGAAGAAAGTGGCGTTTGTAGGTGACGGAGTTAACGACGCTATGGCACTTAAAGAGGCTTACGTGGGAATTGCCATCTCTACCGGGACGGATATAGCAAAGTATGCTGGGGACGTCATCATCCCTTCCCTCGAGTCGTTATTGGACTTAATAGCGCAAAGTAAGAGGACTGTGAGGAAGATAAAGGAAAATATTGCTTGGGCATTAACATATAATTCTATTCTGGTACCTATAGCCTCTGGTCTCCTCTACCCGTTGTATTTACCACCAGAATATGCAGCCCTAGCAATGTCCATGAACAGTGTTAGCGTAGTGTTGTGGAGTTTTGTCCAGTGA
- a CDS encoding XdhC family protein: protein MDIVIFTSSGEAEIEEPVFCDRDSVKVDKTKCVGKSISIAPILSRYLKDLGYKVTVVDPFADDVSYEADEVIKGDSFKVPDEVVKDKYVIIATRHVYDTWAIMKSILGGAKEIAVVMSIKRAKVIMKRLIQAGISIEQLKKLRIPAGLDIGAKSDKEIALSIVAEILAVERGGSGRPLREVKGFEKIFEELK, encoded by the coding sequence ATGGACATAGTCATATTCACCTCAAGTGGAGAAGCTGAAATCGAAGAACCGGTATTTTGTGACAGAGATAGTGTTAAAGTGGACAAGACAAAATGCGTAGGAAAAAGCATAAGCATAGCCCCCATTCTATCCCGCTATTTAAAGGACTTAGGGTATAAAGTGACCGTAGTAGATCCATTTGCTGATGATGTATCTTACGAGGCTGATGAGGTGATAAAAGGAGACTCCTTTAAAGTACCTGACGAAGTAGTTAAGGATAAATACGTCATAATAGCAACAAGACACGTTTACGACACTTGGGCTATAATGAAATCCATTTTAGGAGGGGCTAAAGAGATAGCAGTCGTTATGAGCATAAAAAGGGCTAAGGTCATCATGAAAAGGCTTATACAAGCCGGAATAAGTATAGAACAGCTCAAAAAGTTGAGAATACCTGCTGGATTAGACATAGGAGCTAAAAGTGATAAAGAAATTGCTTTGAGCATCGTGGCTGAAATACTTGCAGTCGAAAGAGGCGGAAGCGGAAGACCCTTAAGGGAAGTAAAAGGTTTCGAAAAGATATTCGAAGAATTAAAATGA
- a CDS encoding DUF434 domain-containing protein translates to MLLSQQLLRAYEDYKYLINRGYNRKPALDLVSARYNLKSKERLLLYRCTHSDEEIKAVKEKKVKDAEEVIVDGYNIGLTLLSVIHDDEVFICDDGFIRDLGLGKRKEKEEVFDSLLYVSEFLSLKGVRFQLILDAQISKSGEIAGKLRARGIPAVTVKKADIEVIVSGKVVVSNDFVVVMRAGKVYDLLSELVSYSGINVVPFPPNPKNL, encoded by the coding sequence ATGCTGTTAAGTCAGCAATTGCTGAGGGCTTATGAGGACTACAAATATCTTATAAATAGGGGTTATAATAGGAAGCCCGCACTGGACTTAGTGTCAGCTAGATACAACCTCAAATCGAAGGAAAGGCTACTCCTCTACCGCTGTACCCATAGTGACGAGGAAATAAAGGCTGTTAAAGAGAAGAAGGTAAAAGACGCGGAAGAAGTAATTGTAGACGGATATAATATAGGGCTCACGTTACTTTCCGTGATCCATGATGATGAAGTCTTTATATGTGACGACGGCTTTATTAGAGATCTTGGACTGGGAAAGAGGAAGGAAAAGGAAGAAGTTTTTGATTCCTTACTATACGTTTCAGAGTTTTTATCGTTGAAGGGTGTGAGGTTCCAGTTGATTTTAGACGCCCAGATAAGTAAGAGTGGTGAAATAGCTGGGAAATTGAGAGCCCGAGGGATCCCTGCTGTTACAGTGAAGAAAGCTGATATAGAAGTAATTGTTAGCGGTAAGGTGGTAGTATCTAACGACTTCGTGGTGGTCATGAGGGCGGGTAAGGTTTACGACTTGTTGAGCGAGTTAGTGAGCTATAGTGGGATCAATGTGGTTCCTTTTCCTCCTAATCCGAAAAACCTTTAA
- a CDS encoding AAA family ATPase, with protein MNSNATASSSQPSLLSSYINLLELGIQILFFVIPLIIFLYYLRMMRVGTSNTKQLTKRMTLIPSVKWEQIYDMKEVKQRLEEISKYVIEKKKAYGVILFGPPGTGKTSIAKALANKLRWNYFELKATDVLSKWYGESEYLINNFFDTVELYAPAVVMIDEIDGFTLKREGDVHEVTHRLINILLMRLQELHDNNIPVLIIGTTNLPQEIDEALLRPGRFDEVIYVPLPDENAREEIWCGYTSGLNVDCKALAKKSNRLSPADIKEIVEEVKMKAEKEGRIPTTQDFLNALDNYKPSVPISTVIKFENLAKKYTRHKIGEKPYGVPEVRWDDLGDLEEVKKVIRESVELPIKNKKMAEMLGIKPVKGILLYGPPGTGKTSIAKALANELNASFIILSGEEISSVGPFQAGEVIAEKFHIARDNAPAVIFIDEIDMIARIRGENEWRTALTELLNQMDGIRDNEDIIVVGATNRPWDLDPAILRPGRFDKIIYVPPPNLEGRISVLKVLCRGLNVDDQTLYNVARITEGYTPADLKLVVEEVKRELLKEGASTGVLRTQVTFNDFVKVLSQVKPSVSPEQIKVYEEFKNRKW; from the coding sequence ATGAATAGCAATGCCACAGCCTCCTCTTCACAACCATCACTTTTGTCTTCCTACATAAACCTCTTGGAATTGGGTATACAAATCTTGTTCTTTGTAATCCCGCTAATAATCTTCCTATACTACCTCAGGATGATGAGGGTTGGGACTTCTAACACAAAACAGTTGACCAAGAGGATGACACTCATACCTTCAGTAAAATGGGAGCAGATATATGATATGAAAGAAGTCAAACAACGACTGGAGGAGATTTCAAAATATGTAATCGAGAAAAAGAAGGCTTACGGGGTGATCCTCTTCGGACCGCCTGGTACTGGTAAGACCAGTATAGCAAAAGCGTTGGCAAACAAGCTTAGGTGGAACTACTTTGAGCTTAAGGCTACCGACGTGTTAAGCAAGTGGTACGGTGAAAGTGAATACCTCATAAATAATTTCTTTGACACTGTTGAGCTTTACGCTCCTGCAGTAGTTATGATAGACGAGATAGACGGGTTTACGTTGAAGAGGGAAGGAGACGTACATGAGGTAACTCATAGGCTAATAAACATACTATTAATGAGGTTACAAGAGCTCCACGACAATAACATTCCAGTTCTGATTATAGGGACTACGAACCTACCCCAAGAAATTGACGAAGCGTTATTACGACCCGGGAGGTTCGACGAGGTAATTTACGTACCTTTACCGGACGAAAACGCGAGGGAGGAGATCTGGTGCGGTTATACCTCAGGGCTTAACGTGGACTGCAAAGCCTTAGCTAAGAAGAGTAATAGGCTCTCCCCTGCAGACATAAAGGAAATAGTAGAGGAGGTAAAAATGAAGGCTGAAAAGGAAGGAAGAATTCCAACTACTCAAGACTTTCTCAACGCTCTCGATAACTACAAACCGTCAGTACCCATATCGACAGTAATAAAATTCGAAAATTTGGCGAAGAAATACACGAGGCATAAGATTGGCGAAAAGCCCTATGGAGTACCGGAAGTAAGATGGGACGATTTAGGCGATTTAGAAGAGGTTAAAAAGGTGATAAGGGAATCTGTAGAGTTACCTATAAAGAATAAGAAAATGGCTGAGATGCTCGGGATAAAACCCGTAAAAGGGATCTTACTTTACGGACCACCGGGTACCGGTAAGACCAGTATAGCAAAAGCACTAGCAAACGAATTGAACGCCTCTTTTATAATCCTATCAGGTGAGGAGATCTCTTCAGTAGGACCTTTTCAAGCAGGGGAGGTTATAGCTGAAAAGTTCCACATAGCTAGGGATAACGCACCTGCTGTCATCTTCATAGACGAGATCGACATGATAGCGAGAATACGTGGCGAAAACGAGTGGAGGACAGCCCTGACTGAGCTTTTGAACCAAATGGATGGAATAAGGGACAACGAAGATATCATTGTCGTGGGGGCCACAAACAGACCTTGGGATTTAGACCCTGCAATACTTAGACCAGGAAGGTTTGATAAGATAATCTATGTCCCCCCACCTAACTTAGAGGGGAGAATAAGCGTGTTAAAAGTGTTATGCAGAGGACTTAACGTAGATGATCAAACGCTTTATAACGTAGCTAGGATAACTGAGGGTTACACACCGGCAGATTTGAAACTCGTAGTAGAAGAAGTGAAGAGAGAACTGTTGAAAGAGGGGGCATCTACCGGTGTATTAAGGACTCAAGTAACGTTTAACGATTTCGTAAAGGTCTTATCCCAAGTGAAGCCAAGTGTATCTCCAGAGCAGATCAAGGTTTACGAGGAGTTTAAAAACAGAAAGTGGTAA
- a CDS encoding DUF973 family protein, with protein MSLKLKAKRSKKGISGAVTALILVIASVIIALVVVGFAFGLFGAIGGTPTVTQVGTGALYNSTSQKGYYEAIITLHSTGNVQIVSATIVGTSIQVGTSDITGAALSAGANTVTIYFPTAAGFTPQPGSVYQISLGLSDGTTVQVAVTYTGTT; from the coding sequence ATGTCCCTAAAGCTAAAGGCTAAGAGGAGCAAGAAGGGTATAAGTGGTGCTGTAACTGCGTTAATCTTAGTAATTGCTAGTGTTATAATTGCTTTAGTAGTTGTAGGATTTGCCTTTGGGCTATTCGGCGCAATAGGTGGTACACCAACAGTAACACAAGTAGGAACAGGAGCACTATATAACAGTACCAGCCAAAAGGGCTACTACGAAGCTATTATTACTTTACACTCTACTGGTAATGTACAAATAGTTTCTGCAACGATAGTAGGGACTAGTATACAAGTAGGTACTAGTGACATCACCGGTGCTGCATTGTCCGCTGGTGCTAATACAGTTACAATATACTTCCCAACAGCAGCAGGTTTTACTCCGCAGCCAGGTAGTGTTTACCAGATAAGTCTTGGTCTAAGTGACGGTACTACAGTACAGGTAGCAGTAACCTATACTGGAACAACATAG
- a CDS encoding SPW repeat protein, producing MPSNKSIMDRRTIIYGVVFSIASYASAAVLALSIGAYALSSFLDPIVTLTIPLILISIGLQAMNKKFSVIFLTLFNALLYAVSGLLFMVPTLVIAGIIDELVSWVVGYRGLRAVLVNTTIVGGLVGILSVVFGILMVGLYGAIPFHDLVLAYVIFTVIYFVESAIMGLISFKIGDYLIKSGVIKS from the coding sequence ATGCCAAGCAATAAATCAATTATGGATAGGAGGACAATAATTTACGGAGTTGTCTTCTCTATAGCGTCTTATGCCTCGGCAGCTGTTTTAGCCCTTAGTATAGGGGCATATGCACTCAGCTCATTTTTAGACCCTATAGTGACTTTAACAATTCCGCTAATACTTATTTCTATTGGTTTACAAGCTATGAACAAGAAGTTCAGCGTAATCTTCCTTACGCTGTTTAACGCACTACTTTACGCAGTTTCTGGTCTATTATTTATGGTACCTACATTAGTCATAGCCGGTATTATAGACGAGTTAGTATCGTGGGTGGTGGGCTATAGGGGGTTGAGAGCGGTGTTGGTGAACACTACTATTGTAGGGGGCTTAGTAGGAATCCTGAGCGTTGTTTTCGGTATACTAATGGTGGGGCTGTATGGGGCAATTCCGTTCCACGACTTAGTTTTGGCTTATGTAATATTTACCGTGATATACTTCGTGGAGAGTGCTATAATGGGGTTGATATCATTCAAGATAGGAGATTATCTGATTAAGTCTGGTGTAATAAAGTCTTGA
- a CDS encoding TRASH domain-containing protein, with amino-acid sequence MERSKLSQLEYKVLQLLREDGRRSASSIAKELSVSRATVAKVIKSLKDKGVKFTVDYQEEGEITLFLISRQCVEGSAECYKLIDGKYISLVRGKLHEIEEILSKVEGEKEYFISTQKVNTVTVIRGELRCDYCGGEIRGDPITFKLGKRIYYACCRTCEKELRKRLSKTGG; translated from the coding sequence ATGGAAAGGAGTAAACTGTCTCAGTTAGAATACAAAGTTCTCCAATTGCTCAGAGAGGATGGGAGGAGGAGTGCCAGTAGTATAGCTAAGGAATTAAGCGTTAGTAGGGCTACTGTTGCGAAGGTGATTAAATCGTTGAAAGATAAGGGCGTTAAGTTTACAGTGGATTATCAGGAGGAGGGGGAGATAACATTGTTTTTAATTTCTCGTCAATGTGTAGAAGGAAGTGCGGAGTGTTATAAACTCATAGACGGAAAATACATTTCGTTAGTAAGGGGGAAATTGCATGAAATAGAGGAGATACTTAGTAAAGTTGAGGGCGAGAAGGAATACTTTATTTCAACCCAGAAGGTGAATACGGTTACGGTTATAAGAGGCGAGCTTCGCTGTGACTACTGCGGGGGAGAGATAAGGGGTGATCCCATCACTTTTAAGTTAGGTAAGAGGATATACTATGCATGCTGCAGGACTTGCGAAAAAGAACTCAGGAAGAGGTTGAGTAAGACTGGCGGCTAA
- a CDS encoding YHS domain-containing protein, whose translation MVHTCPVCGMEVDDTTPYKTMYKGTVYYFCSNGCKKAFEKDPEKYLKEGPQGMP comes from the coding sequence ATGGTACATACTTGCCCCGTATGCGGTATGGAAGTAGATGACACAACTCCCTATAAGACAATGTATAAAGGAACAGTATATTACTTCTGTAGTAACGGCTGCAAGAAAGCGTTTGAAAAAGACCCAGAGAAGTACTTAAAAGAAGGCCCGCAGGGAATGCCTTGA
- a CDS encoding phosphate-starvation-inducible PsiE family protein, whose protein sequence is MNSLFIPRLLRVNEVKGESKGTKKRFHFYLPEEKIVQYVTKVIEVILLIAIGIVIVYTIVDIFLLIPSGLLGEIFGLVGNAFLVVVLLELFQSIVDFGKGRGRSVVYVMDATMSFVLREVIIELINGVNPFS, encoded by the coding sequence ATGAACTCACTTTTTATACCGAGACTGTTAAGAGTAAATGAAGTGAAAGGCGAAAGTAAGGGTACAAAAAAGAGATTTCATTTCTATTTACCCGAAGAGAAGATTGTTCAATATGTCACAAAGGTCATAGAGGTTATTCTGCTTATAGCTATAGGAATAGTTATAGTGTACACAATAGTAGATATTTTCTTGTTAATTCCTTCAGGCCTGCTGGGCGAGATATTCGGACTTGTCGGTAACGCGTTTCTTGTTGTGGTGCTTCTAGAGCTATTTCAAAGTATAGTAGACTTTGGAAAAGGTAGAGGGAGAAGTGTAGTATACGTTATGGACGCTACCATGAGCTTCGTCCTAAGGGAGGTCATTATCGAATTAATTAACGGGGTGAATCCTTTTTCATAA
- a CDS encoding DUF973 family protein, with the protein MKTIIVSELFKESSIMRSKKGLSGAVTAIVLVIASVIIALVVVGFTFSLLGTVGNTPTVTQVGTATLSAVTASNGTILYYAANVTLHSTGNVQIVSATIVGTTESASNISPISLSAGLTTVTLIFPPNSSFTPQPGTIY; encoded by the coding sequence GTGAAAACGATAATCGTAAGTGAGTTATTTAAGGAATCTAGTATTATGAGGAGTAAGAAGGGTTTAAGTGGTGCTGTAACTGCAATAGTCCTAGTAATTGCTAGTGTAATAATTGCTTTAGTAGTTGTAGGTTTCACTTTCAGTTTATTAGGCACAGTAGGCAATACACCCACAGTAACACAAGTAGGAACAGCAACATTGAGTGCAGTTACTGCTAGTAACGGCACAATACTCTATTACGCAGCTAATGTTACTTTACACTCTACTGGTAATGTACAAATAGTGTCTGCAACGATAGTAGGAACCACAGAATCAGCAAGTAACATTTCCCCCATTTCCTTATCTGCTGGACTTACCACAGTTACACTGATCTTTCCGCCCAACTCCAGTTTCACTCCTCAACCTGGAACCATTTATTAG
- a CDS encoding DEAD/DEAH box helicase, giving the protein MEKSLFDIFIENYTYGKNYLITAPTGTGKTHIAKHLLTNTQEIVVYISPLKALSREVYRAVKEKRKAKYVDSDVYEDDLSKVDAEVLLTTYEKFDSTVRHNYRWLRRVSTVIIDEVHNVESDRGLAIENVVLWAKANNVPIIALSATVPDVEKYREWLSAVLVKYEKRNVPLHECIVYPYVMRCYDDNRVFSIARRGLKNVKLDLLLGVLDWVLSIGKNALVFVKSRASAEHLADTLVKFNIPAQPYHSGLPYETREKIINDFTGNKVKVLVSTTALGQGVNLPVYTTIFYDLSLPESDERGEFKGWRDLDPSEFKQIAGRAGRRGFDNEGYAIVIAETAREMERIRKKYFTRGEDGSTTNGNTLSTPYTLENLTLGVVSWAEGFVREEIDKVIKGSLRFHYSNVDPALSTLEKENLVREEAGSIYLTELGRAVALSYIDVTSLKGFPVNVDDFDALSVVSSSPEVLQALRGCNEGKELLRRWINGEDILDVCKKLTAKDIEEVLSNSRWIAFALYRVLKALKHKKSQEAWNFYVSLKYGVPISGVELAARKLHRGVVMKLLFMGVQKPEELCVVSKLHEIEKVLVSMGVGELEFCNPYLVRLADFVKENYGKEVEDVTAAIRALINIGVIKREEGKLKWKEYKVMSSGNK; this is encoded by the coding sequence GTGGAGAAGTCGCTTTTTGACATCTTTATAGAGAATTACACTTACGGTAAAAATTATCTGATTACAGCCCCTACCGGCACGGGGAAAACACATATAGCTAAGCACTTGTTGACCAACACTCAAGAGATAGTAGTCTACATATCACCGTTAAAAGCTCTCTCACGCGAAGTCTACAGAGCGGTGAAAGAGAAAAGGAAGGCTAAGTACGTAGATTCAGACGTATACGAAGACGACTTATCTAAAGTAGACGCGGAAGTACTCCTCACCACTTACGAAAAGTTCGACTCTACGGTTAGGCACAACTACCGCTGGTTAAGGAGAGTTAGTACAGTGATAATAGACGAGGTACACAACGTAGAAAGTGATAGGGGATTAGCTATAGAAAATGTAGTATTATGGGCTAAGGCAAACAATGTACCAATTATCGCGTTGAGTGCGACAGTCCCAGATGTAGAAAAGTACAGAGAGTGGTTATCTGCAGTGTTAGTAAAATACGAAAAGCGAAATGTACCCTTACACGAGTGTATAGTATACCCTTACGTCATGAGGTGCTATGATGATAATAGGGTCTTCTCTATAGCTAGGAGGGGGCTAAAGAACGTTAAGTTAGACCTCCTCCTTGGCGTGTTGGACTGGGTACTCTCCATAGGCAAGAACGCGTTGGTCTTTGTAAAGAGTAGAGCTTCAGCAGAACACTTAGCCGACACGCTAGTTAAGTTTAATATACCAGCACAGCCCTACCACTCCGGTCTGCCTTACGAGACGAGGGAGAAGATAATTAACGATTTCACGGGAAACAAGGTCAAGGTATTAGTCTCCACTACAGCCTTAGGTCAGGGTGTTAACTTACCCGTATACACTACTATATTCTACGACTTGTCCCTGCCTGAAAGTGATGAGAGAGGTGAGTTCAAGGGTTGGAGGGACTTAGACCCCTCAGAGTTCAAACAGATCGCGGGAAGGGCTGGTAGGAGGGGGTTCGACAACGAAGGTTATGCGATAGTGATAGCGGAAACAGCTAGGGAGATGGAAAGGATAAGGAAAAAGTACTTTACACGAGGTGAGGACGGAAGTACTACAAACGGGAATACACTCTCTACCCCTTACACTCTTGAAAACCTCACGTTAGGTGTAGTCTCGTGGGCTGAAGGGTTTGTTAGAGAGGAGATAGATAAGGTGATCAAAGGTAGTTTGAGATTCCACTACAGCAATGTAGACCCGGCGTTATCTACACTAGAAAAGGAGAATTTAGTCAGGGAAGAAGCAGGTAGTATTTACCTGACGGAGCTAGGTAGAGCTGTTGCTCTGAGTTACATAGACGTGACTAGTCTTAAGGGCTTTCCCGTGAACGTAGACGACTTTGACGCGTTATCCGTAGTTTCGTCTTCTCCCGAAGTATTACAAGCTTTGAGGGGGTGTAATGAAGGTAAAGAACTTCTCAGGAGATGGATTAACGGTGAGGACATCTTAGACGTGTGTAAGAAGCTGACAGCTAAGGACATTGAGGAAGTATTGTCTAATTCCAGATGGATAGCATTTGCACTTTACAGGGTGCTAAAAGCGTTAAAGCACAAGAAGAGTCAAGAGGCGTGGAACTTCTACGTCAGTTTGAAATACGGTGTACCAATAAGTGGTGTTGAACTGGCTGCAAGGAAGTTGCATAGGGGTGTGGTCATGAAACTTCTTTTCATGGGAGTGCAAAAGCCCGAGGAGTTATGTGTGGTGTCAAAGTTGCATGAAATCGAGAAAGTATTGGTCTCAATGGGTGTAGGGGAATTAGAGTTCTGTAACCCTTACTTAGTGAGGTTAGCGGACTTCGTGAAAGAAAACTATGGAAAGGAGGTAGAGGACGTCACTGCTGCCATAAGGGCTTTAATTAACATAGGTGTAATAAAGAGGGAGGAGGGCAAACTCAAGTGGAAGGAGTATAAAGTGATGAGCTCGGGAAATAAATGA